The following are encoded in a window of Candidatus Binatia bacterium genomic DNA:
- a CDS encoding thioredoxin family protein encodes MRKELAFGVAVIGLLLAAAAAFAGAENWNDANIHWMAYDEGLAAAKKSHQPICLIFYTTWCPHCGNYSKLFSDPEVVKKSKSFVMIRLDKDKNQELSKKYKPDGEYIPRTYFLSSDGALDESLAEQREQFKYFYSESNPASIVAGMDRALKKLQ; translated from the coding sequence ATGCGAAAAGAACTAGCGTTCGGGGTGGCGGTCATCGGCCTTCTTCTGGCCGCCGCGGCGGCCTTTGCCGGGGCGGAAAACTGGAACGACGCCAACATCCACTGGATGGCGTACGACGAGGGCCTGGCGGCCGCGAAGAAGAGCCACCAGCCGATTTGCCTGATCTTCTACACGACATGGTGCCCGCACTGTGGGAATTATTCGAAGCTGTTCAGCGACCCGGAGGTCGTGAAGAAATCAAAATCCTTCGTCATGATCCGGCTCGACAAGGACAAGAACCAGGAGCTGAGCAAGAAGTACAAGCCGGACGGAGAATATATTCCGCGCACGTACTTCCTGTCGTCTGACGGGGCGCTGGACGAGTCCCTGGCGGAGCAACGCGAGCAGTTCAAGTACTTTTACAGCGAGAGTAATCCCGCGTCGATCGTCGCCGGGATGGACCGGGCGCTGAAGAAACTGCAGTGA
- the thiC gene encoding phosphomethylpyrimidine synthase ThiC → MTQLEAARAGIITAEMRRVAQRENATPEFIRDEVARGRLVIPANIRHLAGSAGEAPSAGANGNRPSLSYPDAPVGHPGARATARHWVNQTVSQRWQEINDPAFMRGEPAAKRLDPTGIGRMITTKINANIGASPVSSGTHAEVEKLQWAQKYGADTLMDLSTGGNLHECRQAIIDHSTIPIGTVPIYGMILGRRIEDLTYDVILEEIERQAKQGVDYFTIHAGVLKEHLPLIRNRLTGIVSRGGSLLAKWMITHNKQNPMYEMFDEISAIMRQYDVTYSLGDGLRPGCTADASDPAQLAELYTLGDLVHRARAAGVQAMVEGPGHVPLDQISFNMQLQQRVCDDAPFYVLGPLVTDVFPGYDHITSAIGATEAARAGAAMLCYVTPKEHVGLPKAQDVQAGCIAYKIAAHAGDIARGIPGVRQWDDDLSRARAALNWPRQFELAFDGETARALHDEDLEVDTDFCAMCGHDWCSMRISKEIQAFASGKDPNFQPERKVLRSPGVSQEGVELLRQRARALPVVEGKHACHSDVAPDPEEAKTVQVEVLGAE, encoded by the coding sequence ACAGCTAGAAGCCGCGCGGGCCGGTATCATCACGGCGGAGATGCGTCGTGTGGCGCAACGAGAGAATGCGACCCCCGAGTTCATTCGCGACGAGGTGGCTCGCGGGCGGCTTGTGATCCCTGCGAACATACGCCATCTGGCGGGTAGCGCGGGCGAAGCGCCCAGTGCGGGCGCAAACGGCAACCGGCCGTCACTCAGCTATCCCGACGCACCGGTTGGGCATCCCGGCGCCCGGGCCACGGCACGCCACTGGGTCAACCAAACCGTGTCGCAACGCTGGCAGGAGATCAACGACCCGGCCTTCATGCGCGGGGAGCCTGCAGCCAAACGCCTCGATCCCACGGGCATCGGCCGCATGATCACCACCAAGATCAACGCCAACATCGGCGCCTCGCCGGTAAGCAGTGGAACACATGCCGAGGTCGAGAAGCTGCAGTGGGCGCAGAAGTACGGCGCCGACACGCTGATGGATCTGTCCACCGGCGGCAACCTGCACGAGTGCCGGCAGGCCATCATCGACCACAGCACCATTCCTATCGGCACCGTGCCGATTTACGGCATGATTCTCGGCCGGCGCATCGAGGATCTGACCTACGACGTCATCCTCGAGGAGATCGAGCGCCAGGCCAAACAAGGGGTCGACTATTTCACCATCCACGCCGGCGTGCTGAAGGAGCATCTGCCGCTGATTCGGAATCGTCTCACCGGCATCGTCTCCCGTGGCGGGTCCTTGCTGGCCAAGTGGATGATCACCCACAACAAGCAAAACCCGATGTACGAGATGTTCGACGAGATCAGCGCCATCATGCGCCAGTACGACGTGACCTATTCGCTCGGGGACGGGCTGCGCCCCGGCTGTACGGCCGACGCCTCGGACCCGGCGCAGCTGGCGGAGCTGTATACGCTGGGCGACTTGGTGCACCGTGCGCGCGCCGCCGGCGTGCAGGCGATGGTGGAAGGTCCCGGCCATGTGCCGCTGGATCAGATCTCGTTCAACATGCAGTTGCAGCAGCGGGTGTGCGACGACGCCCCGTTCTATGTGCTCGGCCCCCTGGTCACCGATGTCTTCCCCGGGTACGACCACATCACCAGCGCCATCGGTGCCACCGAGGCGGCCCGCGCCGGTGCGGCGATGCTGTGCTACGTCACGCCGAAGGAGCACGTCGGCTTGCCGAAGGCGCAGGACGTCCAAGCGGGGTGCATCGCGTACAAGATCGCTGCCCATGCCGGTGACATTGCCCGCGGTATTCCGGGCGTGCGGCAGTGGGACGACGATTTGTCGCGCGCCCGCGCGGCGTTGAATTGGCCGCGGCAGTTCGAGCTGGCCTTCGACGGCGAGACGGCACGTGCGCTGCATGACGAGGACCTCGAAGTCGACACCGATTTCTGCGCCATGTGCGGGCACGACTGGTGCAGCATGCGGATCTCCAAAGAGATCCAAGCCTTCGCCAGCGGCAAGGACCCGAACTTCCAGCCTGAACGCAAGGTGCTGCGCAGCCCCGGCGTGAGCCAGGAAGGGGTGGAATTGCTGCGGCAGCGGGCGCGGGCGTTGCCGGTGGTCGAAGGGAAACACGCCTGTCACAGTGATGTGGCCCCGGATCCGGAAGAGGCGAAGACGGTGCAGGTCGAAGTGCTGGGGGCGGAGTGA
- a CDS encoding acyl-CoA dehydrogenase family protein has product MDFGFTEEQEMLRQSARQFLETECAMTYVRKMMDDDAGYSEEQWKKMADLGWTGLIFPEQFGGSGLSMVDLVVVLEEMGRVVMPGPFFANIFGGLAIDLGGSKAQKKRYLPEICAGKLKATLAQVEASGRWDATGIQLSAAKDGKTYQLSGTKLFVPDAHNADVLVVPARTGGKGAKGITLFLVDAKQQGVKTTLLKTMDQTRKLCEVAFDNVTVGTDAVLGKANKGWALLDRIIDRAKVGVCAEMCGGAQRVLEMSVDYAKVREQFGRPIGSFQAIQHKCANMLVQTESAKSATYYAAWAVANDVPETHLAACMAKAYCSDAYQHVSAEGIQIHGGIGFTWEHDMHLYFKRAKASEVTFGDATWNRELVAQEVLDKPDLETSATA; this is encoded by the coding sequence ATGGATTTCGGATTCACCGAAGAACAAGAAATGCTACGGCAAAGCGCCCGGCAGTTCCTCGAGACCGAGTGCGCCATGACCTACGTCCGTAAAATGATGGACGATGACGCCGGTTACTCCGAAGAGCAGTGGAAGAAGATGGCCGACCTTGGCTGGACGGGCCTCATCTTCCCGGAGCAGTTCGGGGGATCGGGATTGAGCATGGTCGACCTCGTCGTCGTACTCGAAGAGATGGGACGCGTGGTCATGCCCGGCCCGTTCTTCGCCAACATTTTCGGTGGGCTCGCGATTGACCTGGGCGGCTCGAAGGCCCAGAAAAAGCGCTACCTGCCCGAGATCTGTGCCGGCAAGCTCAAGGCAACCTTGGCGCAGGTCGAGGCAAGCGGCCGTTGGGACGCCACAGGCATCCAGCTCTCCGCCGCCAAGGACGGAAAAACATACCAACTCTCCGGCACGAAACTTTTTGTGCCTGACGCCCACAACGCCGACGTGCTGGTGGTTCCGGCACGCACCGGCGGCAAAGGGGCGAAAGGCATCACCCTGTTCCTCGTCGATGCCAAGCAGCAGGGTGTCAAGACGACCTTGCTGAAGACCATGGATCAGACGCGGAAGCTGTGCGAAGTGGCGTTCGATAACGTCACGGTGGGCACCGACGCCGTCCTCGGCAAGGCAAACAAGGGCTGGGCTCTGCTTGACCGGATCATCGATCGGGCCAAGGTCGGGGTGTGCGCCGAGATGTGCGGCGGCGCGCAGAGAGTGCTTGAGATGAGCGTCGACTACGCCAAGGTGCGCGAGCAGTTCGGGCGCCCGATCGGCAGCTTCCAGGCCATCCAGCACAAGTGCGCCAACATGCTGGTGCAGACGGAGAGCGCCAAATCCGCCACCTACTACGCCGCCTGGGCGGTGGCCAACGACGTACCGGAAACCCACCTCGCGGCGTGTATGGCCAAAGCGTACTGCTCCGACGCCTATCAGCATGTCAGCGCCGAGGGCATCCAGATCCACGGCGGCATCGGCTTCACCTGGGAGCACGACATGCACCTCTACTTCAAGCGCGCCAAGGCTTCGGAAGTCACCTTCGGCGACGCCACCTGGAACCGGGAATTGGTGGCGCAGGAGGTGCTAGACAAACCGGATCTCGAAACCTCCGCGACAGCCTGA